The nucleotide sequence TAGAGTTTTTAGTTTTATAATAAGCAGGAGAAAGCTTAACAACTATACTTATAATGTAGAGATATTTACAAAGTCCAGCAGTTTTACAGTTAGTGCACTGTTAGATACAGGAAATGAATTAAAGGAACCAATTACTAATCTTCCTGTGATTATAGTAGAGAAAAGCGCGGTATCAGATATTGATACCAGCCTGTATGAAAAGCTATATATACCTTATAAAGTAGTAAGTGGACAAGCAAGTTTTCTGGAAGCCTTTAAACCGGAAAAAGTTAAGATAAGCTACGACAAGGATAATTTTCAGTATAAAAATGCCGTAATCGGGATTAGCGATATAAAATTAAGTGAATTCAATGAATATCAGGCACTATTATCAAGAGACATTATATGAGGGGTGGAGAAACTATGATGGGATTATTATCATTTTTCAGTAAGTTAGTATTAAAAATAAAATTTCTTTACAAGAGGCTTTACTACATAGGTGGAAACGATGCACTACCCCCGCCACTTTCAAAGGAAGAGGAAGATTCCCTGGTAATAAAACTGGTGGAAGGCGACGAAAGTGTCCGGTCCGTTTTAATAGAACGAAATTTAAGACTGGTTGTCTATATAGCAAGAAAATTTGAAAATACTGGAGTTGGTGTTGAGGATCTAATATCAGTGGGTACAATTGGACTAATAAAAGCTGTAAATACCTTCGATCCTGAGAAAAAAATTAAATTAGCTACTTATGCTTCCAGATGTATAGAGAACGAAATACTAATGTATCTTAGAAGAAATAGCAAGGTCAAAGCCGAAATTTCCTTCTATGAGCCACTTAATATAGATTGGGACGGCAATGAACTGTTATTGTCCGATATTCTGGGAACTGAAAATGATATAGTATATAATCTTATAGAAGATGAAATTGACAAGCAGCTATTGGTACTGGCTATGAAAAGACTCAATGAAAGAGAAAAGGAAATTGTAAGCTTAAGATTTGGACTTAATGGCAGCGGGGAAAAGACCCAAAAGGAGGTTGCTGATATGCTGGGCATATCCCAATCCTATATTTCAAGGCTTGAAAAGAGAATCATTAAAAGGTTAAAGAAAGAAATAAATAAAATGATATAGTTTGTCTTTAGTATAAAAAGGCGCTTCCCAGGAGATAATTTTAAATGCAATTACTCTAAAGGGGCGATGACTTGATGATGATTAACAAGGTTGAAATATGTGGTGTAAATACCTCAAAGCTCCCGGTGTTAAAAGAACCCGAAATGCGGGCTCTATTGGAGGAGATGAAAAAAGGCAATAGTGAAGCCCGGGAAAAGTTCATAAAGGGTAACCTCAGATTAGTATTGAGTGTAATTCAAAGATTTAACAATAGAGGAGAAAACGTTGATGATTTATTTCAGGTAGGCTGCATCGGGTTAATGAAAGCCATTGATAATTTTGATTTGAGCCAGAATGTACGATTTTCTACATATGCAGTGCCTATGATTATTGGTGAGATAAGAAGATACTTAAGGGATAACAACTCTATAAGAGTTAGCCGTTCACTGCGAGATATAGCATACAGAGCTCTTCAAGTGCGAGACAAAATGGTAAATGACAACAACAAAGAACCTACAATCTCTGAGATTGCTAAGGAGTTAAAGGTACCAAGAGAAGAGGTTGTCTTTGCGCTTGATGCTATTCAAGATCCGGTTTCCCTTTTTGAGCCAATTTATCATGATGGTGGCGATGCCATATATGTGATGGATCAAATAAGCGATAATAAAAACATGGATGAAAGTTGGTTGGAGAATATATCTATAAAAGAGGCAATGAAAAAACTTAATGACAGAGAAAAGCTTATCTTGACATTGAGATTCTTTGACGGTCGTACCCAAATGGAAGTAGCAGATGAAATAGGAATATCCCAGGCTCAAGTATCGAGATTGGAAAAGACAGCCTTAAGGCATATGAGAAAATATGTTTAAACTTATTATTTATTTACAGGACTGTATCAAGGGGAGAAGCTTGATATGGTCCTTTTTTATCTGAAAAGAATTTAAGAGGGTTGTTTAAGAGAATGTGTTCTATACAATGGTATCTATGAATCATTGATTGGAATGTCAATTTTAGAAAATATATATGGCATCCAGGTTTTTAATGATTAAATGCATAGCTTATTAATTTTGCACATATATTTTAATGAGATTTTTATAAACGAAGGGGGTAGGTTTAAGTGGATAACAATAGCAATATGTACTCCATAAACAATTTAAGGGTAATGGAAGTAATCGACATAAATACCGGTGCTAAAATTGGATATATAAAGGATATTAAGATAGATTGTGATGAATATAGAATTGAGTCTTTGCTGCTTCCTATGCAAAAAAGCTCCTGGTTTGGAAAGCAGAACATGCTGGAAATACCCTGGTCTAAAGTTAAAAAGGTAGGGATAGATGTAATCCTTGTGGATGCTGATAGTACAGCCGGTGCAGAGTGATTTTCTGATAGAAGTATAAATGCAAGCTGTTGTTGCATGGAATAGTTGTAAGAAATTGTGAAATATAATATTAATGGGTAGTTAGACAGGCTTTAAGTGGTCTGTCTATTTATTTTAAGACAAAGCAAACTGTTTAAAATATTATTGTAAGCTTTATCACATTTATGCGATAATGTAATAAAAGCTTTTGAGAGGTGTGATAGCATATGAAGTGTCCTTACTGCGGATTTGAGGAAAGTAAAGTTGTGGACTCCAGATCTACAGAAGATAATATGTCCATAAGAAGAAGGCGTGAATGTCTCAGCTGTGCAAAGAGATATACTACCTATGAAAAGATAGAGGACTTACCTATATTAGTCATAAAGAAAGATCAAAGAAGGGACTATTTCGATAAATCAAAAATAATAAACGGGCTTATAAAGGCTTGTGAAAAAAGGCCTGTATCAAGGGCGCAAATTGAGTCAATTGCTGAAGACGTAGAAAAGAGAATAAGTAATCAGATGCTTACAGAAGTAAAGTCCGAGTATATTGGCGAGGTAATAATGGAGAACCTAAAAAATATAGATGAAATAGCATATGTGAGATTTGCTTCCGTCTATAGACAATTTAAGGATGTCAATACCTTTATAGAAGAGATAAAAAAGCTTATGTCTACAAAATAGGTATGTTAAATTGTCGTTAACTAGGTTAAATCTATATATATAGGCTTGCAATGGATAATTAATTTATGCAACAATATATTATGAGGTTGATTCAATGAAAATAGATTATATGGATGGATTTCAATACATCAAATTTGTTCAGGGGAAGGCAAATATCATATTTTTTACTGCATATAATGATGCGGATTTTAATATGATATCTGATAACTTTACCAATAATATCAATAAGGTTCAAGAAATGTTTGGCCTTAGGGATGTAGGCTACTCCAAGCAGGTACACGGTGATGTCATAAATATATATGACGGCTCGGTGAAATGTGGAGATGCCATACTTACAAAGGAAAAGCGAGTAGCAATAGGCGTATTTACTGCAGACTGTGTTCCGGTGATTATATACGATGCTGCACGGGACTTATGTGCAGCAGTACACAGCGGCTGGAAGGGAACTTACAGCCAAATTTCCTACAGCACAATAAATAAAATGATGCAGGAATTTGGATCTAAGGCCGAAGATATTTCTGTCTATATTGGACCCCATATGAGGTGCTGCTGCTATGAGGTAGGACAGGAGTTAATGGATAAATTTACTTCGGATGATTTGTATAAATCAGATGAAATAGTAGTAGATAGAAGGCTTAATTTAGCTAAGTGTATAGAGCTGCAGTGTATAAAATCCGGTGTAAGCAAAGATAAAATCTATGATGTAAACTTGTGTACCGGATGCTCTGAAAGAACATCGGGCATTAAGCTTCATTCCTTTAGGACAAGGAAAGACCAAAGCGGCAGATTATTTTCACTAGTATATATGGAAGAATAAATGGAGGTTTTTTATGCCGGAAGAAAAAATTTTAGTGGTAGACGATGAGGCAAATATTTTAGAACTGATAAGATTCAATTTGGAGAACAATGGTTATAAGGTATTAACGGCCCAAAATGGTGCGGAAGCCCTAAAAATAGCAAAGACAGAGCAACCAAGCTTGATGCTTTTAGACTTGATGCTTCCCGGTATGGATGGTTACGATGTTTGCAAGGAAATAAGAAGAGATAAGCAAATGTCTCAGATTCCCATCATTATGATAACTGCAAAGGGCGAGGAGATTGATAAGATTTTGGGCCTGGAGCTGGGGGCTGATGACTATATTACAAAGCCCTTTTCCATAAGAGAGCTCATGGCCAGAGTTAAAGCTGTACTGAGGAGAACCAGCGTTCAACCTAATGATGACTCCTATAAATTTGGCAACATTACAGTAGACTTTCAGAAACATGAGATCCTCAAAAAAGGTGAAAAACTGGAACTGACCTTAAAGGAATTTGAGCTTCTGGAAATATTAATAAAAAACAAGGGCCACGTCATGACCCGGGACTTTCTGTTAGATAAGATATGGGGTTATGAATACATTGGAGAAACCAGAACCGTGGATGTGCATATAAGACATCTTAGGCAGAAGATTGAGGAGGATGACAAGAATCCTGTGTATATAGAGACCATAAGAGGAATAGGTTATAGATTTAACTTTGGTGATTGACATGAAAAAGAAGCTTATGTTTTTTATACTCTCTACCATAGTATTTTGCCTGGCCCTAACTATAGCCCTGTATGTCCTTATATCCAACTATGAATACACTGAAATCAAGAAAAAGGAACTTGCCTTGAATAATGAAATAATATCTAAGATTATTAAAGAGTATAAAATTGACATTAGTTCAGGTAAACTTCCTTTTTCTTCTGAGTTAGAGAAATATGATTATAGGCTTACTATCATTGACAAGGATGGCCACGTTATTTATGAAACTCAGAAAACCAGTGAATCTATGGAAAAGCATAATGAAAGTAGTGAAGTAACTGAAGCAAGAGCAAAAGGGTTAGGAATAAGTATAAGGTATAGTTCTAGCTTAAGAAAGAACATGATTTATGTTGCTACTAGGTTAGATGGGAACATTATTATTAGAAGCTCAAAACCTATTGAGACCTTAAGTGCAATCAATACCAAATATTTAAAGTACTATATTATATTGATAATAGTAATCTTGGCCATGACCCTTGCCATATCCTCCAGACTCTCCTATATCATTATAAAGCCCATAAAAGATTTACAGTATATAACTGGCAGAGTTGCTAAAGGGGAACTGGAAAAAAGAGTAGTGGTAACTTCCAAGGATGAAATCGGACAACTTGGAAAGACCTTTAACTACATGGCAAGTCGACTTCAGGACACTCTTAAGGACTTAGTAGATAAGCAGAATAAGCTGGAGGCTATACTAAAGAGCATGGACAGTGGAGTAATAGCCATAGATAGAAATAACCGTATAATGATGATAAACCCCTATGCAAAGAAGATATTCGGTATTGATAAGGATATTATCGGAAAAAAATTGGTTGATCATATAAAAGATCTGGTAATTGACGAGCTTCTCCATGGTGCGGACGGTTCACAGCGGGAAATTAGAGTATCATACCCCCATGAAAAGATTTTGAGGATAAGAACAGCGGAGTTAGTAAATAACAGTGAGCACATGGGAACAGTGGCTGTGGTGCAGGATATTACAGAAATAAAAAGACTGGAACATATGAGGTCGGATTTCGTGGCTAACGTGTCCCATGAATTAAAAACTCCATTAACATCTATTAAAGGCTTTGCGGAAACCCTCAAATATGTAGAGGACAAAGCCACTAAGGAGAAGTTCTTAGACATAATAAATGATGAGGCGGAAAGGCTCACCAGATTGATAAACGATATATTAACACTGTCAGATTTAGAGAACCATATAGAAGAAAGAAAAGAACTTATAGATGTTAAAGAAACAATAATGCAGGTATATAATTTAATGAAGCAAACCGCAGAGGATAAAACCATAAACCTTGAATTCGACTTACAGCAGGGATGTAGAATTTTAGGCAGTACTGATAAGTTCAAGCAAATGATGATTAACTTAGTGGACAATGCCATAAAATACTCCGAAACCGGCGACAACGTGGAGATTGGTTGCGCCCAGGAGGAAGAACATTGCGTAATTTGGGTAAAGGACAATGGAGTGGGTATACCTAAAGATCATATACCAAGAATTTTTGAAAGGTTTTATAGGGTTGACAAGGCCAGGTCCAGAGCCAAAGGAGGTACCGGCCTAGGCTTGGCCATAGTCAAGCACATTGTCATTGGCTTAAAGGGCACCATTGATGTTGAAAGTGAATTAGGTCAGGGTAGCAAGTTTACAATTAAAATACCGGTGGTATAGTAAAGAAATGGTTTTAAATCAACATTCTTTCGATAATTACTATACTTCCGACTTTAACTTGTATAGATAGGCATTGAGAGTTTCTGAACCAATGAGCATAGTAGCTATATAGAATACAACGAAGAAGGGCATTATGCTTATTGATGTTCTAGATGCAATTACTCCAAGCAGCGGCGGCAAGAAGGTGCTTCCCGTGTAGGCAAAGGCCATTTGGTAACCCATAAGCATTTGTGAGTTTTCCTTTCCAAAACGTACAGGAGTTTCGTGCAGCATGCAGGGATAAATAGGCGCGCAGCCTAGTCCCACTAGCATAAAGCCAAACAGGGAGAATATAGATGGCAGTGGTAGCAACAATAAGAGAGCACCACACAATGCTATAGTTTGTCCAGTACGGATCATCATGCGGTTACTCATTTTCAGAGTTAAAAATCCGCTGATAAATCGGCCAACCGTAATGCCGGTATAATAGAGAGATACCCAGCTGGCGGCAGTGGCTGCAGAGATATTCTTTACATTTACGAGGAAACTACTGCCCCATAATCCCATTGTGGATTCCGTACCGCAGTAAAATAAGAATGACACTAAGGCTAACTTAACTCCCTTAATTTTAAGAGGCTTTTGGGCCGCTTGGCCAACTGATGTGCTATCTGCAGCTTCTTCTGAACCAGATTCATTATTTTCAGAATCTCTTTCTGCTTTAATCCATAGGGGAAGGGCTGCTAAAAGTATCACAACCAATACAAATTGAATGATTGACACCGTCAGATATCCGTATCTCCAAGTCTGACCCTTTGAAATAAACCTGGACATAATTATAGGACCGATACTAGCGCCTACTCCCCAAAAGCAGTGCAGCCAACTCATATGGTAGGACTTGTAATGCAGGGCCACATAATTGTTCAAGGCAGTATCTACGGAGCCTGCTCCTAGGCCCAGTGGTATAGCCAACAATATAAGCCATATGAGAGATGGTGCAAAGGAGATACCTAAGAGGGCAGCAGCGGTCATTAAGCAGCTAATAAAGGCAATTTTACCGGTGCCTAAGGCTTTGATTACTCTACCACTTACAAAGCTGGAAACGATAGTCCCTCCTGCCACTATCATAGAAATCAAACCTGCCGCTTCAAATGGGGCATTAATATCTAAGTGCAGCAGTGGCCATGAAACACCCAGTAGTGAATCCGGCAGTCCTAAACTGATAAAGGATAAATAAATAATAACTAAAAAAAACGTAGCCATAAAATTTCTTCCACCTTTACTTATATTTTGGACTTTAATCTCTAATAATCTTAATACCTGAGAACATTGATTTTAAACCAAGAGTCTTTAAACCAAGAGTGTAATCTTCTTTCCAATTTTCCCGGATTCGCAAATCAGGCATATGTTCCATGGGAAAGTACTTTGAACAATTCTCTATGATTTCCAGCAGATCACTTTGATCAATATCCTTTTTACATAACACTATGTATTGGGGATTGATTATGGTGACGAAGGCAGTGATTAAGCGGCTAACAGCATCTATATCCAGCTTGGTCACACCATTTTGCCTTGTACGCTGGAAAAAGTTCTCCTTATCGTATATGGGAATGAAGCTAACTTCACCGGCAAAACAAGTGCTGCCTCTAACCACTTCTCCATTAATTAAAATGCCTGTACCTGGACCGTTATTACCAAGATAGAGATAGGTAATGGAAATATCATGAAGCTTTGCTTTACTATCCAAGGGCTCTTCAATTTTCAATGAAGTTTGTTTAAGTACTTCATGATAGCCGATAACAGCAGCGTTCATATCATTTTCTATGACCACCGGCAAATTGAAACGTTCTTCAAAATACTTCTTTAAGTTTACTCCTTTGAAAGCATCATAATCCGGTATAAAAAATATTTCTCCATTCTTTACCGCTCCCGGAACACCGATTGAAATGGAAGCAATGTTAGGATGCTCTTTCAATAATCCGGACACAATCATCTCAATACTATCCAGGGATTTGAGAAATTCACCATCTAGACGACCACTTATTAAGGTCTCACCAGTGCACTTATAAACAGAGTAGATAGTTTCCTTTTGCTCTAGAAATAGGGTAAGGCCAAGAATTTTCTCAGCATTGATGGAATACCGCATAGCTCGTCTTCCGCCGCTGGAATCATCATAACCTAATTCAATTATCTCTTCATTCTTTCGTAGTGTTTCCAATACTTTTCCCACAGTTGGAGAGCTTATGCCACAGTACTTACTCAGTTCTGCCTTAGTAGCACTGCCAAGCTCTAAAAGGGCAGAACGAATCATTTCTCTGTTGACTGTGGCCATCACTTTTGGTCTACCAGCCAAGTCTCTCAACATTACCACTTCCTAAATTAACTTTTAAAAGTATCTTTCATAAGTATAATTTATAATTATAATATCCATTAAACAATGGAGAAAATTATCCTTTCGAAGATAAACTTTGCATGAAATATGAATATAATACATGGGTTAATATAAAGATAAGAATAGATACTAGAAGAATAATAGTGAAAAATATTAATCACTGAATACACGGAATACGCGGAATTACGCTGAGGGACTCTTCTTTTTTATTTTAATATGACATGGATGTAAAATTGTTAAAACTACATTAATGCAATAACTTAAGCAAAGTTGACCTTGAAAAAAGAACTTCCGCGTATTCCGTGTCCTCCGAAAATTCCGTGTTTAGATTTTTTCGTGTGTCCATTGTCATTTCCTATTCTGTAAGCTTTTAATTTGTTGACTATATTGGTCAATTAAGGTATTATAACTAGTTGTATACTAATTTTAACGAGGTGACGCTATGTCAGCAAAAATAAGTAATATACATCCTGGGGGGATAGCTGAGGAGCTTGAGCTGGAAGTTGGGGATGTTATATTATCGATAAACGGCAATGAAATAAAGGATATAATTGATTATAGATTCTTAATGGCAGAAGAATATATAGAACTAGAGGTTCAAAAGCTCACTGGCGAGATTTGGACCTATGAAGTGGAAAAGGAATATGACGAGAACCTTGGAGTAGACTTTGAAAAATCTATTATGGATGAGGCTAAGAGATGCTCTAATAAATGTATATTCTGCTTCATCGATCAGCTGCCTCCAGGTATGAGGGACACCCTGTATTTTAAAGATGACGATTCAAGACTGGCCTTTCTTCAGGGGAACTTTGTAACCCTCACCAATATGAAGGATAGCGATATAGACAGAATTATAAAATATAGAATCAGTCCCATTAATATTTCTGTGCATACTACGGACCCTGAGCTTAGAAAGAAGATGCTCAATAACCGTTTTGCCGGCAATATATATGAAAGACTGCAAAAGTTAGCTGCCGCAAACATAAACATGAACACTCAAATTGTCAGTGTTCCCGGAATAAATAACGGAGAAGAACTTATAAAGACTATTGAGGACCTTTATAAGCTCCATCCTGCAATACAAAACGTTGCAGTGGTTCCGGTAGGTTCTACCAAGTACCGAGAAGGCTTGTATAATATAACCCTATATAATGCTGACAGTGCAAGGAAAGAAATTCATAGTGTCAGAAAGCTTCAGAAAAAGTACATAAAAGAAATTGGAGCACCCTTTGTGAGACTTTCAGATGAGTTTTATGTCTTAGCCGGGGAAGAAATACCTGACAGTGACTTCTACGAAGGCTTTGAACAGCTGGAGGACGGTGTTGGAATGATAAGGTTCCTAAGGGATAGCATAGAACAAACACTGCCCTATTTGAAAGATGAGGCTGAGGGAGAATATACCTTGGTTACCGGTGTTTTAGCCTATGAGGAGATAAAAAGCATGGCAAAGCTTATTATGGAAAAAAACAATAAGGTTAAACTTGATGTCAGAAAGATCATTAACCGGTTCTTTGGAGAGACCATAACTGTAGCAGGCCTCCTTACCGGTGGAGATATCATTGACCAGTTAAAGGATAATATCGGACCGGGCAAGATAATCATACCCGTTAACATGCTAAGAAGCGGGGAATCTGTTTTTCTGGATGATTTGACCATACATGATTTAGAAGAGGCCTTGGGAAGAAAAGTTATAAAATGTGAATATACCGGGGAAGATCTAATAGACATAATCAATAATAATGGCCAGGTGTGTAAAGAAACAAAGACAGCCGGTGGAGCAGAAATTGATAATTTATACATGCAGAATAAGGAATACAAAAGGGAGGAATAGCAATGGGAAAACCAATAGTTGCAATCGTGGGAAGACCCAATGTAGGTAAGTCAACTTTATTTAATAAATTGGCGGGAAAGAGAATATCAATAGTACAGGATACACCTGGGGTAACAAGAGATAGAGTATATGCCGAAGCAGAATGGCTTAGATACAACTTTACAATTATAGATACGGGTGGTATAGAACCGGAAAGTGAAGACATCATAGTAAGCCAAATGAGAAGACAGGCGCAGATTGCCATTGAGACTGCAGATGTAATAATATTTATCGTGGACGGTAAGGAAGGTCTTACCGGGGCAGATAAAGAGGTTGCTCAAATGCTGAGAAAGAGCAAGAAGCCTATAGTTTTAGTTGTAAATAAGGTAGATTCTCTGAAGGAAGAAAACAATGCCTTCGAGTTCTATAACTTAGGCATAGGGGATCCTATTACAATTTCCGCTTCTCAGGGTTTAGGCTTGGGAGATATGCTGGATAAGGTTGTTGAACATTTTGGAGATATTGATGATGAAGCGGTTGACGATGAGATTATCAGAATAGCCTTTATGGGCAAACCAAATGTGGGAAAGTCTTCCTTGATAAATAGGCTTTTGGGAGAAGAGAGAGTAATAGTAAGTGATGTTCCCGGAACTACAAGAGATGCGGTGGATAGTTATCTGGAAACAGAGCTAGGAAAGTTCATACTTATCGATACCGCAGGTCTTCGACGTAAGAGTAAGGTTAAGGAAGAAATAGAGAGGTACAGTGTAGTAAGAACCCTGGCAGCTATCGAAAAGGCAGATGTGTGTATCTTGATGATAGATGTAGAGGAAGGTGTAACTGAACAGGATGAAAAAATCGTTGGCTATGCCCATGAAATGAACAAAGCCATAATGGTTATAGTGAACAAGTGGGATCTTGTTGAAAAAGACGATAAGACCATGGACAAATACAAAAAAGAACTAGAGATGAAATTAAAATTCTTAAACTATGCCTCATACCTGTTTATTTCAGCAAAAACTGGCCAAAGAGTGCATAAGGTCCTTGAAATGGCTAAAGAGTGCTATGACAATTACTGCAGAAGAATTTCAACGGGTATATTGAATGAGGTTATAAACAAAGCTGTACTTATGAAGGAACCTCCAGTAGTTGGTGTAAAGCGACTCAAAATATACTATGTTACTCAGGTAGGTATAAAACCACCAACTTTTGTTTTCTTTGTAAATGACTATAAGGCTCTTCATTTTTCCTATGAAAGGTATCTTGAAAATCAGTTAAGAAGCAGCTTTGATTTTAAAGGTACCGGAATAAAACTACAATTCCGTGAAAGGAACGAAAAAAATGATTAAGGTGGCATTAATTGGTGGGGGGAGCTTTGGAACAGCTCTAAGTATGCTTTTAGGTAAAAAAGGCTACAAGGCAGAACTTTGGGACAGAGACTTAGAAGTTATTGAAGAAATAAATACTAAAAGAACCAATGAGAGATATTTAAAGAAGATTGCTATTCCGGAAAATGTCTTGGCCTCCAACGATATGAAAGCAGTTATAGGCGGGGCAGAATATATAGTGCTTGCGGTACCATCTCATGTTATTAGGCTTATATCAAAACAGATTAGGGAATTGGTAAAGCCCGGTCAGATAATTGTCAGTATTGCAAAGGGCATAGAGGAGACTTCCTTAAAGAGGTTGTCAGTGGTCATCAGTGAGGAGCTTCCTGAAAATGACGTCGTAGTACTTTCTGGTCCCAGCCATGCTGAAGAGGTAGCTACAGAATCCCCTACAACCATGGTTGTTACATCTACTAATATGGAAGCGGCACAAAAGGTACAGGACCTATTTATGTCAAAGCATCTGAGAGTTTATACAAATTCGGATATTATTGGCGTGGAAATAGGCGGAGCTGTAAAAAACATAATTGCCTTAGCAGCTGGAGTGTCCGATGGTATTGGTTACGGCGACAATGCAAAGGCAGCCCTTATGACCAGAGGAATGCATGAGATTATACGAATAGGAACCAAACTTGGGGGGCTCAGAACAACCTTCTCCGGCCTTACCGGCATGGGAGACCTAATAGTAACTTGTACTAGTATGCACAGCAGAAACCGTAGGGCAGGTATACTCATTGGTAAAGGCTATACCACAGATGAAGCTATCAAGGAAGTTGGCATGGTGGTAGAAGGAATAACCGCCTGCAAGGCCTTTTATACCCTTAAAGAGAAGGAAGGGGTAGATATGCCTATAACCGATGTACTCTATAGAATTCTGTTTATGGGCTTAAATCCAAAGGAAGCAGTACATGCATTGATGACCAGAGACAAAAAAGATGAAATATACATAGACTAAAAAAATTACGAAAAACTGTCTTAAAATAAATTAAGGCAGTTTTGTTTTTTGTCATAAATGACTTTAGCTATTAATATATATATATCGTAATAACTATAATTGGGAGGGTATATTTTGGAAAACTTTGATATATACAAGGATATAGCAGAGCGTACACAAGGCGATATCTATGTAGGAGTAGTAGGTCCTGTAAGAACAGGTAAGTCAACATTCATCAAAAAGTTCATGGATATGATGGTAATCCCAAATATCGATAATACCTACAAGAAGCAAAGAGCAAAGGACGAACTTCCTCAGAGTTCTTCTGGAAAAACAATTCACACTACAGAACCAAAGTTTGTTCCAAATGAAGCTGTAGAAATCAGCTTAGCAGAAGGAATTAAGTTCAAAGTGAGAATGGTGGACTGTGTTGGTTATATTGTAAAAGGCGCAGCAGGCTACATAGAAGGTAATCAACCTAAAATGGTAACTACTCCTTGGTATGACTACGAAATACCTTTCGAAGAGGCAGCAGAGCTTGGTACAAAGAAGGTTATAAACGAACATTCCACTATCGGTCTATTGGTAACCACTGATGGATCTATCACTGACATATCCAGAGAAGAATATTTAGAGGCAGAAGAAAGAGTTGTAGCTGAATTAAAAGCTATAAATAAGCCCTTCATCATCATATTAAATTCCGCAAGAACCGGTGATCCTGAAACCATTCAGCTAAAGGCTGAGCTTGAAAGAAAGTACAATGTT is from Clostridium thermarum and encodes:
- a CDS encoding ROK family transcriptional regulator, which gives rise to MLRDLAGRPKVMATVNREMIRSALLELGSATKAELSKYCGISSPTVGKVLETLRKNEEIIELGYDDSSGGRRAMRYSINAEKILGLTLFLEQKETIYSVYKCTGETLISGRLDGEFLKSLDSIEMIVSGLLKEHPNIASISIGVPGAVKNGEIFFIPDYDAFKGVNLKKYFEERFNLPVVIENDMNAAVIGYHEVLKQTSLKIEEPLDSKAKLHDISITYLYLGNNGPGTGILINGEVVRGSTCFAGEVSFIPIYDKENFFQRTRQNGVTKLDIDAVSRLITAFVTIINPQYIVLCKKDIDQSDLLEIIENCSKYFPMEHMPDLRIRENWKEDYTLGLKTLGLKSMFSGIKIIRD
- a CDS encoding MFS transporter; translation: MATFFLVIIYLSFISLGLPDSLLGVSWPLLHLDINAPFEAAGLISMIVAGGTIVSSFVSGRVIKALGTGKIAFISCLMTAAALLGISFAPSLIWLILLAIPLGLGAGSVDTALNNYVALHYKSYHMSWLHCFWGVGASIGPIIMSRFISKGQTWRYGYLTVSIIQFVLVVILLAALPLWIKAERDSENNESGSEEAADSTSVGQAAQKPLKIKGVKLALVSFLFYCGTESTMGLWGSSFLVNVKNISAATAASWVSLYYTGITVGRFISGFLTLKMSNRMMIRTGQTIALCGALLLLLPLPSIFSLFGFMLVGLGCAPIYPCMLHETPVRFGKENSQMLMGYQMAFAYTGSTFLPPLLGVIASRTSISIMPFFVVFYIATMLIGSETLNAYLYKLKSEV
- a CDS encoding DUF512 domain-containing protein; protein product: MSAKISNIHPGGIAEELELEVGDVILSINGNEIKDIIDYRFLMAEEYIELEVQKLTGEIWTYEVEKEYDENLGVDFEKSIMDEAKRCSNKCIFCFIDQLPPGMRDTLYFKDDDSRLAFLQGNFVTLTNMKDSDIDRIIKYRISPINISVHTTDPELRKKMLNNRFAGNIYERLQKLAAANINMNTQIVSVPGINNGEELIKTIEDLYKLHPAIQNVAVVPVGSTKYREGLYNITLYNADSARKEIHSVRKLQKKYIKEIGAPFVRLSDEFYVLAGEEIPDSDFYEGFEQLEDGVGMIRFLRDSIEQTLPYLKDEAEGEYTLVTGVLAYEEIKSMAKLIMEKNNKVKLDVRKIINRFFGETITVAGLLTGGDIIDQLKDNIGPGKIIIPVNMLRSGESVFLDDLTIHDLEEALGRKVIKCEYTGEDLIDIINNNGQVCKETKTAGGAEIDNLYMQNKEYKREE
- the der gene encoding ribosome biogenesis GTPase Der; translation: MGKPIVAIVGRPNVGKSTLFNKLAGKRISIVQDTPGVTRDRVYAEAEWLRYNFTIIDTGGIEPESEDIIVSQMRRQAQIAIETADVIIFIVDGKEGLTGADKEVAQMLRKSKKPIVLVVNKVDSLKEENNAFEFYNLGIGDPITISASQGLGLGDMLDKVVEHFGDIDDEAVDDEIIRIAFMGKPNVGKSSLINRLLGEERVIVSDVPGTTRDAVDSYLETELGKFILIDTAGLRRKSKVKEEIERYSVVRTLAAIEKADVCILMIDVEEGVTEQDEKIVGYAHEMNKAIMVIVNKWDLVEKDDKTMDKYKKELEMKLKFLNYASYLFISAKTGQRVHKVLEMAKECYDNYCRRISTGILNEVINKAVLMKEPPVVGVKRLKIYYVTQVGIKPPTFVFFVNDYKALHFSYERYLENQLRSSFDFKGTGIKLQFRERNEKND
- a CDS encoding NAD(P)H-dependent glycerol-3-phosphate dehydrogenase, which translates into the protein MIKVALIGGGSFGTALSMLLGKKGYKAELWDRDLEVIEEINTKRTNERYLKKIAIPENVLASNDMKAVIGGAEYIVLAVPSHVIRLISKQIRELVKPGQIIVSIAKGIEETSLKRLSVVISEELPENDVVVLSGPSHAEEVATESPTTMVVTSTNMEAAQKVQDLFMSKHLRVYTNSDIIGVEIGGAVKNIIALAAGVSDGIGYGDNAKAALMTRGMHEIIRIGTKLGGLRTTFSGLTGMGDLIVTCTSMHSRNRRAGILIGKGYTTDEAIKEVGMVVEGITACKAFYTLKEKEGVDMPITDVLYRILFMGLNPKEAVHALMTRDKKDEIYID